The following are encoded together in the Synergistota bacterium genome:
- the ilvC gene encoding ketol-acid reductoisomerase, which translates to MAEVLYDRDADLSLLKGKKIAILGYGSQGHAHAQNLRDSGMDVIIGLYEGSKSWEIARKDGFEVYTVGEATKLADIVMFLLPDHLQGDVYKIYVRGNLKPGMAIGFSHGFAVHFHQVEPPKDVDVFMVAPKGPGHLVRRMFKEGRGVPALLAVYQDATGKAKELGLAYASAIGAGRAGVIWTTFAEETETDLFGEQAVLCGGVTELVKAGFEILVEAGYQPEIAYFECLNELKLIVDLMYEGGISWMRYSVSDTAKYGDMIAGSYVINEDVKKRMKELLKRVKDGSFAKDWILENQCGRPRLKTWLAKEKEHLIEKVGAKLREMMPWLENRKPPA; encoded by the coding sequence ATGGCAGAAGTTTTATATGATAGGGATGCGGATCTCTCCTTACTTAAGGGAAAGAAGATAGCTATCCTTGGGTACGGTAGCCAGGGACACGCGCACGCACAAAATCTAAGAGATAGCGGAATGGATGTGATAATAGGGCTTTATGAGGGAAGTAAGTCTTGGGAAATCGCGAGAAAGGATGGCTTTGAGGTTTACACGGTGGGAGAAGCGACCAAGCTTGCTGATATAGTTATGTTCCTGCTACCGGATCACCTTCAGGGGGATGTCTATAAAATCTACGTGAGAGGAAATCTAAAGCCGGGTATGGCTATAGGATTTTCTCATGGCTTTGCGGTGCATTTCCATCAGGTAGAGCCTCCGAAGGATGTAGACGTATTTATGGTTGCTCCCAAGGGACCGGGACATCTCGTTAGAAGAATGTTTAAGGAGGGAAGAGGGGTCCCTGCTCTTCTCGCTGTTTATCAGGACGCTACGGGAAAGGCTAAGGAGCTTGGCTTAGCCTACGCAAGTGCAATAGGAGCGGGACGTGCGGGCGTTATATGGACTACTTTTGCAGAGGAAACAGAGACGGATCTTTTCGGTGAACAAGCTGTTTTATGCGGTGGGGTCACAGAGCTGGTTAAAGCGGGGTTTGAGATCCTTGTGGAAGCGGGATATCAACCGGAGATTGCCTATTTCGAATGCCTGAATGAGCTTAAGCTGATAGTCGATCTTATGTATGAGGGTGGGATCTCTTGGATGAGGTATTCCGTGAGCGATACCGCAAAATATGGAGATATGATAGCGGGAAGCTATGTTATAAACGAAGATGTTAAAAAGCGTATGAAGGAGCTTTTAAAGAGGGTTAAGGATGGTTCCTTTGCGAAGGACTGGATTCTCGAGAACCAATGTGGCAGGCCCAGACTTAAGACATGGCTTGCTAAGGAAAAGGAGCATTTGATAGAGAAGGTAGGTGCCAAGCTCAGAGAGATGATGCCCTGGCTTGAAAATAGAAAGCCACCTGCATAG
- the ilvB gene encoding biosynthetic-type acetolactate synthase large subunit — protein sequence MTGAEMILRCLELEGVEVAFGIPGGAVIPIYDELYKRKSFKHVLVRHEQSAAHAADGYARASGKVGVCIATSGPGSTNLVTGIATAYMDSVPMVAVVGQVARSFMGRDAFQETDIIGLTLPIVKHSFKVSSVSEIYRVIRGAFYIAKTGRPGPVLIEIPLDVQREEGVWREEEISFKGYNPNGFVSLDDIPKAVEFMKDAERPVILAGGGIIISGATRELLALAEKLEVPVATSLMGKGAFPEEHRLSLGMAGMHGTPAANKALCEADLIIAVGLRFSDRSVGKHEKFATSAKIIHMDYDPAEINKNVKAHAYLIGDAKKTLKELLEAVSELKLEKGRKEWLEKIVSWKEEFKIELEKSGPVRPWYVIRSAWELTKGEALVTTEVGQNQMWAALYYKVKGPRRFITSGGLGTMGYGLPAAMGASLADPSGKPVLNISGDGSFMMSVQELDTCARYNLPVKVLLLNNRSLGMVRQWQELFFEKRYSETIYSREPDYVALARSLGAQGWTVSEASQVRDAIERALETPGPVVINFVIPQEEKVFPMMVPGTTLDNVITQENLGRR from the coding sequence ATGACCGGTGCGGAAATGATCTTAAGATGCCTCGAGCTCGAGGGTGTGGAAGTCGCTTTTGGCATCCCGGGAGGAGCTGTAATTCCAATTTATGATGAGCTTTACAAGAGAAAAAGCTTCAAACATGTTTTGGTGAGACATGAGCAATCCGCAGCGCATGCTGCAGATGGGTACGCCCGTGCCAGCGGAAAGGTTGGAGTGTGCATAGCAACGTCAGGTCCCGGCAGTACCAATCTGGTTACGGGAATAGCCACCGCTTACATGGATTCCGTTCCCATGGTTGCTGTAGTGGGACAGGTTGCGAGATCATTTATGGGAAGAGATGCGTTCCAAGAGACGGACATAATAGGGCTTACTTTGCCCATAGTCAAGCATAGCTTCAAGGTGAGCTCTGTATCTGAGATATATCGGGTAATACGAGGAGCATTCTATATAGCTAAAACGGGGCGCCCTGGTCCCGTTCTGATTGAGATACCGCTAGATGTTCAACGCGAGGAGGGAGTCTGGAGGGAGGAAGAAATCTCTTTTAAGGGTTATAACCCAAATGGATTCGTAAGTCTTGATGATATTCCTAAAGCTGTCGAGTTTATGAAAGATGCCGAAAGGCCCGTTATCCTTGCAGGAGGTGGGATCATAATTTCGGGAGCTACTCGAGAGCTTCTCGCTTTAGCGGAAAAGCTTGAAGTTCCAGTTGCAACATCCCTCATGGGTAAAGGTGCGTTTCCAGAAGAGCATCGTCTTTCACTTGGTATGGCTGGTATGCATGGAACCCCTGCTGCTAATAAGGCTCTATGTGAGGCCGATCTTATTATAGCGGTTGGTTTGAGATTTAGCGATAGAAGCGTTGGGAAGCATGAGAAGTTTGCTACCTCAGCTAAGATAATCCACATGGATTATGATCCTGCGGAGATAAATAAAAACGTTAAAGCTCACGCTTATCTAATAGGAGATGCTAAGAAGACCTTGAAGGAGCTTTTAGAAGCGGTTAGCGAGCTTAAATTAGAAAAGGGAAGGAAGGAGTGGTTGGAAAAGATAGTCTCCTGGAAGGAGGAGTTTAAGATAGAGCTTGAGAAAAGCGGTCCAGTAAGACCCTGGTATGTTATAAGAAGCGCTTGGGAGCTCACGAAGGGTGAGGCTCTCGTGACTACCGAGGTGGGACAGAATCAGATGTGGGCTGCTCTTTACTATAAGGTGAAAGGTCCACGGCGCTTCATAACCTCTGGTGGGCTTGGAACAATGGGATATGGCTTGCCGGCTGCTATGGGTGCTTCCTTGGCTGATCCCTCGGGGAAACCTGTCCTGAATATCTCTGGTGATGGAAGCTTTATGATGTCCGTTCAGGAGCTTGATACATGTGCCCGTTATAATTTACCGGTTAAGGTTCTTCTTCTTAACAACAGATCTCTTGGGATGGTTAGACAATGGCAGGAGCTTTTTTTCGAAAAGAGATATTCCGAAACGATTTACTCAAGGGAGCCTGATTATGTTGCTTTGGCAAGATCGCTTGGGGCTCAGGGTTGGACCGTTTCGGAGGCAAGTCAGGTTAGGGATGCAATAGAGAGGGCTCTTGAGACGCCCGGTCCCGTCGTTATAAACTTTGTTATCCCTCAAGAGGAGAAAGTTTTCCCCATGATGGTACCGGGAACCACCCTCGATAATGTAATAACTCAAGAAAATCTTGGAAGGAGGTAA
- the ilvN gene encoding acetolactate synthase small subunit produces the protein MRQVISVLTEDHPGVLCRIVGLIFRRGYNVESLSVGRIGETGISRFTIVFNGDRESARQIMSQLRKLIEVIDVDILSQGEFVERELSLIKVNAKSQNRPEVLQLVDVFRSRVVDVGEEGLVLEVTGNKEKINACIKVLSPYGIKELVRSGSVAMRRVGFNGG, from the coding sequence TTGAGGCAGGTTATAAGCGTTTTGACTGAAGATCATCCAGGTGTTTTGTGTCGCATAGTGGGACTGATCTTCAGGCGCGGGTATAACGTGGAGAGCCTCAGCGTTGGGAGAATCGGTGAAACGGGAATATCTCGTTTTACCATCGTTTTTAATGGCGATCGGGAATCGGCAAGGCAGATTATGAGCCAGCTTAGGAAGCTCATTGAGGTTATAGATGTTGACATTCTGAGTCAGGGGGAGTTTGTAGAGAGGGAACTATCTCTAATTAAGGTAAATGCTAAATCTCAAAATAGGCCTGAGGTGCTACAGCTTGTTGATGTATTCAGGTCAAGAGTAGTTGACGTTGGAGAGGAAGGATTGGTACTTGAGGTTACGGGAAACAAGGAAAAGATAAATGCGTGTATCAAAGTTCTAAGTCCCTATGGCATAAAGGAGCTTGTGCGAAGTGGGAGCGTCGCTATGCGACGCGTTGGCTTTAACGGAGGGTGA
- a CDS encoding fumarylacetoacetate hydrolase family protein, producing MKRVKTALIAFLLIFIVSAPALSKMCLKTIGEEVLIARATLKPLSSFSARFPEFNVSKAYEVQKLVVNRLKKIHKAKVCGFKAAFTTKASQKKFAMKEPAYGVLLDYMIVRDTICCVHTSGKTIKPMIEVEIGFIIGKDISKPIKNVAQLKKYIKSAFFAIEVPDIRFHLKGLKGADVIADDVGTFLVIKGKEFNPFKVDLENIKAKLYVNGKLKRIGYSKYVLGNPLNSLLWLVNKVISQGEKIKKGYIVITGTMTKMYPAMPGNYTAVYGKLGTLKFRILP from the coding sequence ATGAAAAGGGTAAAAACAGCACTAATTGCCTTTCTTCTGATATTTATCGTTTCAGCTCCCGCCTTATCAAAAATGTGCTTAAAGACGATTGGGGAGGAAGTTCTGATAGCGAGAGCCACGTTGAAACCCCTAAGTTCCTTCAGCGCAAGATTCCCCGAGTTCAATGTGTCTAAAGCATATGAGGTCCAGAAGCTCGTCGTTAACAGGCTTAAGAAAATCCATAAGGCAAAAGTCTGCGGTTTTAAGGCAGCTTTTACCACAAAGGCAAGCCAGAAAAAGTTCGCCATGAAGGAACCAGCTTATGGCGTGCTTCTGGATTACATGATAGTAAGAGATACTATCTGCTGTGTCCACACGAGCGGTAAGACCATAAAACCGATGATAGAAGTCGAGATAGGCTTCATTATCGGAAAGGATATCTCAAAGCCCATCAAGAACGTAGCTCAGCTTAAGAAATACATAAAGTCAGCATTTTTTGCCATAGAGGTACCAGACATAAGGTTTCATCTTAAGGGATTAAAAGGTGCAGATGTTATAGCAGATGATGTTGGCACATTCCTGGTGATAAAGGGAAAGGAATTTAATCCGTTCAAGGTTGATCTTGAGAACATTAAAGCCAAGCTCTACGTAAACGGAAAGCTCAAAAGAATAGGATATTCCAAGTATGTCCTCGGAAATCCCCTTAATTCCCTGCTATGGCTTGTTAACAAGGTGATTTCACAGGGAGAAAAGATCAAGAAAGGATACATAGTTATAACCGGCACGATGACGAAGATGTATCCTGCAATGCCTGGAAACTACACGGCGGTTTACGGAAAGCTGGGAACGCTGAAGTTCAGGATACTTCCATAA
- a CDS encoding TIGR00266 family protein, translating to MDYEILYKPSYSLLRVKLGGGEAISAEAGAMVAMSDGIEIETKMKGGFFGALKRSVLGGESFFINTFRARKPGEVLFAPSLPGDIYAIELKGETVYAQSGAYIASSPEIEVSTKWGGAKTFFSREGFFLLKISGLGKLFLSSYGAIHEINLEAGQRYIVDTGHIVAFSEGMGYKVKAVGGIKSTLFSGEGLVCELTGPGKILIQSRSVDTFLFWLIPRLPKRD from the coding sequence TTGGATTATGAAATTCTTTATAAGCCTTCTTATTCCCTTCTCAGAGTAAAACTTGGGGGAGGGGAAGCTATTTCTGCGGAAGCTGGAGCGATGGTAGCCATGTCGGATGGCATAGAGATAGAAACCAAGATGAAGGGGGGATTTTTCGGAGCGCTAAAAAGGAGCGTTCTCGGAGGGGAAAGCTTCTTTATCAACACCTTTAGGGCGCGCAAACCAGGCGAGGTTTTATTCGCACCTTCTCTTCCCGGCGATATATATGCTATTGAGCTTAAAGGTGAAACTGTGTACGCTCAATCTGGCGCTTATATAGCTTCTTCTCCCGAAATAGAGGTAAGCACCAAATGGGGAGGGGCTAAGACCTTTTTCTCAAGAGAGGGGTTCTTTCTTCTTAAGATAAGTGGTTTGGGAAAGCTTTTTCTATCAAGCTATGGAGCTATTCATGAGATAAACCTTGAAGCTGGTCAGAGGTACATCGTTGACACGGGACATATCGTTGCTTTCTCAGAAGGTATGGGATATAAGGTAAAAGCAGTTGGAGGAATAAAGTCAACCCTCTTTAGCGGTGAAGGACTTGTCTGTGAGCTTACGGGACCTGGTAAGATACTTATACAATCAAGATCAGTTGATACCTTTCTGTTCTGGCTTATTCCAAGACTGCCCAAGAGAGATTAA
- a CDS encoding amidohydrolase family protein has translation MLDLLIKNARIYGTDGLKDIGIRDGKIVKVDSLIDEESRQLIDANSRLTIPSFIEPHIHLDKVMILETIPPNETGTLFEAVELTWSRKKKYTVEDIVERASRVVRNAIRKGITFIRTHVDVDPIGGLMPLRGILELRERFKDVVDIQIVAFPQEGIIKSPGTEELLYQAMEMGADVVGGMPANEDRSYDSEKHIEILFEIAKKYNADIDMHVDETDDPCSRTLEMLADKTIDEGYQGRVTAGHTCALAAYPDDYAEKVMEKVKKAGIHMITNPCTNLCLQGRLDKHPKRRGLTRVKELWRMGVIVAYGQDCVKDAFYPFGNNDLLQVGVVLCYAAHMTLPDEIKAVFEMDMFNAAKIVGLKGHRIEEGGDADIVILDCEDHLEALRLQPARLYVIRKGKIIARETCVGEIFRAS, from the coding sequence ATGCTTGACCTTCTTATAAAAAACGCACGCATTTATGGAACCGATGGCTTAAAGGATATAGGAATAAGGGATGGAAAAATAGTAAAGGTTGACTCGTTAATAGATGAGGAATCGAGGCAACTTATCGATGCAAATAGCAGGCTTACGATACCTTCTTTCATAGAACCTCATATTCATCTTGATAAGGTCATGATTCTTGAAACCATACCTCCTAATGAGACTGGTACGCTCTTTGAAGCCGTAGAATTGACTTGGAGTAGGAAGAAAAAGTATACGGTTGAAGATATCGTCGAGCGAGCGAGCAGGGTAGTTAGAAACGCTATCAGGAAGGGGATAACCTTTATAAGAACACACGTAGATGTTGATCCGATAGGAGGATTAATGCCACTTAGGGGAATTTTGGAGCTTAGGGAAAGATTTAAAGATGTTGTTGATATTCAGATAGTTGCTTTTCCTCAAGAGGGTATTATAAAGAGCCCCGGAACTGAGGAACTCCTTTATCAAGCTATGGAGATGGGAGCGGATGTTGTTGGGGGAATGCCGGCTAACGAGGATAGGTCTTATGATAGCGAGAAGCATATAGAGATACTCTTTGAAATCGCGAAGAAATATAATGCAGATATAGATATGCATGTTGATGAAACCGATGATCCGTGCTCAAGAACGCTTGAGATGCTTGCGGATAAGACTATAGACGAGGGATATCAGGGAAGGGTTACCGCGGGTCATACCTGTGCTCTGGCTGCTTATCCTGACGATTATGCTGAAAAGGTTATGGAGAAGGTAAAGAAGGCTGGTATTCATATGATAACGAATCCTTGTACCAACTTGTGTCTTCAGGGAAGACTCGATAAGCATCCTAAAAGGAGGGGATTAACCAGGGTTAAGGAGCTTTGGAGAATGGGGGTTATCGTTGCGTATGGGCAGGATTGTGTGAAGGATGCTTTCTATCCTTTTGGTAATAACGATCTTCTTCAAGTTGGAGTTGTGCTTTGTTATGCTGCTCACATGACCCTCCCCGATGAGATAAAAGCGGTATTTGAGATGGATATGTTTAACGCTGCTAAGATCGTTGGGCTTAAGGGACATAGAATAGAAGAGGGTGGGGATGCTGATATAGTGATACTTGATTGCGAGGATCACCTTGAGGCTTTGAGACTTCAGCCTGCAAGGCTCTACGTTATAAGGAAAGGAAAGATAATCGCACGGGAAACCTGTGTAGGTGAGATTTTCAGAGCTTCCTGA
- the arcC gene encoding carbamate kinase has protein sequence MGERVVVALGGNAILQPGEKGTAEEQMENVRRTCEQIARMIKAGYEVVITHGNGPQVGAILLQNEIASKEVPAMPLDICGAESQGLIGYMIQQSLKNQLRKLGIEKEVATIVTQVIVDRNDPAFNNPTKPIGPFYTEGEAKRRMKEHPDEVWIEDSGRGWRRVVPSPDPKGIVEKEAIKAILKLGGVPIASGGGGIPVVYENGTLKGVEAVIDKDLAGERLAQDVEADIFMILTDVPCAYINYRKPDQRELRDVSVEELERYMKEGHFKAGSMGPKVKAVVRFIRDGGKRAIIASLEHALEALEGKVGTQVRRSTPDF, from the coding sequence ATGGGAGAGAGGGTTGTCGTCGCGCTGGGAGGAAATGCTATACTCCAGCCTGGCGAGAAGGGCACAGCGGAGGAGCAAATGGAAAACGTTCGGAGAACATGTGAACAGATAGCTCGGATGATAAAAGCGGGTTATGAGGTAGTTATAACTCATGGAAATGGACCTCAAGTTGGGGCTATTCTATTGCAGAATGAGATAGCTTCCAAGGAGGTACCTGCGATGCCCCTTGATATATGTGGAGCAGAAAGCCAGGGGCTTATAGGTTATATGATTCAGCAGTCCTTGAAAAACCAGCTGAGGAAGCTCGGGATAGAGAAAGAAGTTGCTACTATAGTTACCCAAGTTATAGTGGATAGGAATGACCCTGCTTTTAACAATCCTACTAAGCCAATAGGGCCATTTTATACGGAGGGAGAGGCAAAAAGAAGGATGAAAGAGCATCCCGATGAGGTGTGGATCGAAGATAGCGGTCGTGGCTGGAGAAGGGTGGTTCCCTCTCCCGATCCAAAGGGGATAGTGGAGAAAGAAGCCATAAAGGCTATTTTAAAATTGGGAGGGGTTCCAATTGCATCTGGCGGAGGAGGCATTCCAGTTGTGTATGAAAACGGCACTCTTAAGGGAGTTGAGGCTGTTATAGATAAAGATTTAGCCGGAGAGAGGTTAGCTCAGGATGTTGAGGCAGACATTTTTATGATATTGACCGATGTCCCTTGTGCTTATATAAACTATAGAAAGCCAGATCAAAGGGAGCTAAGGGATGTCAGCGTGGAGGAGCTTGAGAGATACATGAAAGAGGGGCATTTTAAAGCGGGAAGTATGGGCCCTAAGGTCAAAGCGGTGGTGAGATTTATAAGAGATGGAGGGAAGAGGGCCATAATAGCTTCTCTTGAGCATGCTCTTGAAGCACTTGAAGGGAAAGTTGGTACTCAGGTGAGGAGGTCCACGCCAGACTTTTGA
- a CDS encoding MBL fold metallo-hydrolase yields the protein MSWIKFLGTAGSRFVVFKQLRASGGIWINYGGSNILLDPGPGSLIRCLESRPRLDPMSLDYILLSHRHLDHCADVNTIIEAMTEGGFSPRGVLIAPQDALEGEDRVVLKYLRKYLNDIITLKEGELQLGTVILKVVPLVHHGVQTFGFKFLSEEAPSLSFVIDTKFVEYIPIRLKADVMVLNITLHRRREHIDHLCLDDARRIISEAQPKLAVLTHFGRGMLFKKPWILADEISKEFKSKVKAAYDGMKLDLSSLQMAQ from the coding sequence ATGAGTTGGATTAAGTTCTTGGGCACCGCGGGTTCGCGATTTGTGGTTTTTAAGCAATTGAGAGCTTCTGGGGGAATATGGATAAACTATGGGGGTAGCAATATATTGCTTGATCCTGGTCCAGGTTCTCTAATTAGATGTCTTGAAAGTCGCCCTCGCTTGGATCCAATGTCACTTGACTATATTCTTCTGTCCCACAGGCATCTTGATCACTGTGCGGATGTAAATACTATAATTGAAGCTATGACTGAGGGAGGCTTTTCCCCGCGAGGTGTTTTAATCGCTCCACAGGATGCCCTTGAAGGAGAGGATAGGGTTGTCCTTAAGTATCTTAGGAAATATCTCAATGATATAATAACTCTTAAGGAAGGGGAGCTTCAGCTTGGAACTGTTATTCTAAAGGTCGTTCCTCTCGTTCATCATGGTGTTCAAACCTTCGGTTTTAAATTTCTCTCGGAGGAAGCTCCCTCGCTTTCCTTCGTTATAGATACGAAATTCGTGGAATATATTCCTATAAGACTTAAGGCGGATGTAATGGTCTTAAACATTACCTTACACAGGAGAAGAGAGCATATAGATCATCTATGTCTTGATGACGCCCGCAGAATAATATCTGAAGCTCAACCTAAGCTTGCGGTGCTTACCCACTTTGGGAGGGGAATGCTTTTTAAGAAACCGTGGATCCTCGCTGATGAAATATCGAAAGAGTTTAAATCGAAGGTTAAAGCAGCTTACGATGGCATGAAGCTGGACCTTTCTTCGCTACAAATGGCACAATAG
- a CDS encoding GDP-mannose 4,6-dehydratase, whose translation MEPLEIQSSNGSLHDIIYVREVPLLIPISVNGYLLPLIYEGKEITIYGDGNQERDFTYIDDIVEGTVRALNLKGFQIINLGSDKPVKLNRVIALIERNLGKRAKKVFSYPHPADVPRTWAKIDLAKELLGWEPKIDIEEGIKRTAKWFKENLNLVLEIELPDS comes from the coding sequence TTGGAACCCCTTGAGATTCAAAGCTCTAACGGTTCCCTCCACGATATCATCTATGTACGTGAAGTCCCTCTCCTGATTCCCATCTCCGTAAATGGTTATCTCCTTCCCCTCATATATGAGGGGAAGGAGATAACCATTTACGGAGATGGGAATCAGGAGAGGGACTTCACGTACATAGATGATATCGTGGAGGGAACCGTTAGAGCTTTGAATCTCAAGGGGTTCCAAATCATAAACCTCGGAAGTGATAAGCCTGTAAAGCTTAATCGGGTTATAGCCCTTATAGAAAGAAACTTGGGGAAAAGAGCGAAAAAAGTTTTTTCGTATCCTCACCCTGCGGATGTTCCTCGCACTTGGGCTAAAATAGATCTTGCTAAGGAGCTTCTCGGTTGGGAACCGAAAATTGACATAGAGGAGGGTATAAAGAGAACGGCTAAATGGTTTAAGGAGAATTTAAACCTCGTATTGGAGATAGAGCTACCTGATTCATGA
- the ilvN gene encoding acetolactate synthase small subunit has protein sequence MRQVISVLTEDHPGVLCRIVGLIFRRGYNVESLSVGRIGETGISRFTIVFNGDRESARQIMSQLRKLIEVIDVDILSQGEFVERELSLIKVNAKSQNRPEVLQLVDVFRSRVVDVGEEGLVLEVTGNKEKINACIKVLSPYGIKELVRSGSVAMRRVGFNGG, from the coding sequence TTGAGGCAGGTTATAAGCGTTTTGACTGAAGATCATCCAGGTGTTTTGTGTCGCATAGTGGGACTGATCTTCAGGCGCGGGTATAACGTGGAGAGCCTCAGCGTTGGGAGAATCGGTGAAACGGGAATATCTCGTTTTACCATCGTTTTTAATGGCGATCGGGAATCGGCAAGGCAGATTATGAGCCAGCTTAGGAAGCTCATTGAGGTTATAGATGTTGACATTCTGAGTCAGGGGGAGTTTGTAGAGAGGGAACTATCTCTAATTAAGGTAAATGCTAAATCTCAAAATAGGCCTGAGGTGCTACAGCTTGTTGATGTATTCAGGTCAAGAGTAGTTGACGTTGGAGAGGAAGGATTGGTACTTGAGGTTACGGGAAACAAGGAAAAGATAAATGCGTGTATCAAAGTTCTAAGTCCCTATGGCATAAAGGAGCTTGTGCGAAGTGGGAGCGTCGCTATGCGACGCG